TGGTTTAGTGGGTAAAGCACCAGGTCGATACAATCTACACCTAGGTGGCAATCCGCAAGGAACTCGTATTCCTAAGATGTATAAAGAGAACATCACAGATAAAGAGATCCTAGAACATATTGACCAACTGGTTGGGCAATGGATTGAACAACGCCAAGATAAAGAAGCGTTCGGCGATTTTGTTATTCGCGCGGGCATTATAGCGGAAGTGAAAGTATCAAAGAGGGATCTGTATGCTTAAAACCCAGGACAACTTTAAACTCGACGATTTACTTTCGCTGACCAAGACTGAACAGATCATTAAGTTGGCCGAGCTGAATAGTGAATTGGAACGACTCACTGCAGTAGAGAGAATCTGTTGGGCTTTAGAGTATTTGCCTGGTGAGCATATCCTCAGTTCAAGTTTCGGAATACAAGCGGCAGTGATGTTGCATCTGGTTAATAGTGTTAAACCGGATATTCCGGTGGTATTAACGGATACTGGTCATCTATTTTCTGAAACCTACAGCTTTATAGACCACTTGACCGAGACCTTAAATTTAAACCTACATATATATAGGGCGGAGATCAGTACTGCCTGGCAAGAAGCTCGCTATGGTAAGTTATGGGAGCAAGGATTAGAGGGGCTGAAGCGTTATAATCAGATCAACAAGGTTGAACCGATGAAAAAAGCGCTTGAAACCCTCAATGTACAGACTTGGTTTTCAGGCTTGCGACGTGAACAGTCAGAGAGTCGATCACATCTACCCGTGTTAGCGATCCAAAATGGACGCTTTAAATTCTTGCCAATCATCGATTGGAGTAGCAAGCAGGTACATGAATATCTAGTGGAACATAACTTAAGTTATCATCCACTAAGAGATCAAGGCTATCTATCTGTAGGGGATACACACTCCACTAAGAAGTGGGAAGCGGGCCTAAAAGAAGAGGAAACCCGTTTTAATGGATTGAAACGCGAGTG
This genomic interval from Vibrio hippocampi contains the following:
- a CDS encoding phosphoadenylyl-sulfate reductase, which codes for MLKTQDNFKLDDLLSLTKTEQIIKLAELNSELERLTAVERICWALEYLPGEHILSSSFGIQAAVMLHLVNSVKPDIPVVLTDTGHLFSETYSFIDHLTETLNLNLHIYRAEISTAWQEARYGKLWEQGLEGLKRYNQINKVEPMKKALETLNVQTWFSGLRREQSESRSHLPVLAIQNGRFKFLPIIDWSSKQVHEYLVEHNLSYHPLRDQGYLSVGDTHSTKKWEAGLKEEETRFNGLKRECGLHEDDAEQDGSGI